Proteins from a single region of Stigmatella erecta:
- a CDS encoding DoxX family protein translates to MLHDTRTTPAQNAARGLLGTFMATAGTGHLTFARAAFQAQVPDWVPMDKDTVVLLSGVVEIGLGLSLIFNTRHKVLMGLGLAAFFALVFPGNLHQYAQRISAFGLDTDTKRFARLFFQPVLMGWAVWSTGAWKALRRKSVS, encoded by the coding sequence ATGCTGCACGACACCCGCACCACCCCTGCGCAGAATGCGGCCCGTGGGCTGCTGGGCACGTTCATGGCAACGGCCGGCACGGGCCACCTCACCTTCGCGCGGGCAGCTTTTCAGGCGCAAGTGCCCGATTGGGTGCCGATGGACAAGGACACGGTGGTGCTGCTGTCGGGGGTGGTCGAGATAGGGCTCGGGCTGTCCTTGATCTTCAATACGCGGCACAAGGTGCTCATGGGACTTGGACTGGCCGCGTTCTTCGCCCTGGTTTTTCCCGGCAACCTGCACCAGTACGCCCAGCGCATTTCCGCGTTCGGTCTCGATACCGATACCAAGCGGTTCGCGCGGCTCTTCTTCCAACCTGTGCTGATGGGGTGGGCGGTGTGGTCCACCGGAGCTTGGAAAGCGTTGCGGCGGAAGAGCGTCAGTTAA
- a CDS encoding DUF2383 domain-containing protein: MANTDIDALNSFLRGELSAVETYRQASKHIKSDLARTELDACRQDHEARVAAIKERIQSLGGQPADSSGLWGTFAKVVQGGADLLGEKAAIDALEQGEDHGLADYNRDMDKLHGAARTFARQQLLPAQKHTHARISRLKHNPNLH, from the coding sequence ATGGCCAATACCGACATCGATGCGCTCAACTCCTTTCTGCGGGGTGAGTTGTCCGCCGTGGAGACCTACCGGCAGGCAAGCAAGCACATCAAGAGCGACCTCGCTCGTACGGAACTGGACGCGTGCAGGCAAGACCACGAGGCCCGTGTGGCCGCCATCAAGGAGCGCATCCAGAGTCTGGGGGGCCAACCCGCCGACAGTTCCGGGCTGTGGGGCACCTTTGCCAAGGTTGTCCAAGGCGGCGCGGACTTGCTGGGCGAGAAGGCAGCCATCGATGCGCTGGAGCAGGGCGAGGACCACGGCTTGGCGGATTACAACCGCGATATGGACAAGCTCCACGGCGCCGCGCGCACCTTCGCACGCCAACAGCTGTTGCCGGCCCAGAAGCATACGCATGCCCGGATCAGCCGTCTGAAGCACAACCCGAATCTGCACTGA
- a CDS encoding isopenicillin N synthase family dioxygenase, with protein sequence MNTASAADGFDRLPVIDVRALTDAASSAAARKAVATQIGAACRESGFFYAVGHGVDAGLQARLEDLSRRFFALPLEEKLAIRMALGGRAWRGYFPVGGELTSGRPDRKEGLYLGAELGPEHPLVRAGTPLHGANLFPREPVGLRGAVLEYMAALTRLSHAIMSGIALSLELAEDYFIARYTSDPLVLFRIFNYPPGDSTAEDGHPIWGVGEHTDYGMLTLLKQDDAGGLQVKSRQGGQVRWVEAPPVPGSFVCNIGDMLDRMTRGIYRSTPHRVQNRAGRDRLSWPFFFDPGWTAAVRPIDSPALAGAAADDASERWDRQSVHAFQGTYGDYLLGKVGKVFPDLKTEVL encoded by the coding sequence ATGAACACCGCCTCCGCAGCCGATGGCTTCGACCGTCTTCCCGTGATCGATGTCCGCGCGCTCACCGATGCTGCTTCGAGTGCCGCGGCCCGGAAGGCGGTCGCCACCCAGATTGGCGCGGCCTGCCGGGAGAGCGGTTTCTTCTATGCCGTGGGCCATGGCGTCGACGCGGGGCTTCAGGCTCGGCTGGAGGACTTGAGCCGCCGCTTCTTCGCGCTCCCGCTGGAGGAGAAGCTGGCCATCCGCATGGCGCTCGGTGGCCGTGCTTGGCGTGGATACTTCCCCGTTGGGGGCGAGCTGACATCCGGCCGTCCGGACCGTAAGGAAGGCCTCTATTTGGGCGCCGAGCTCGGGCCCGAGCACCCGCTCGTCCGGGCCGGAACGCCCCTTCACGGCGCCAACCTGTTTCCCCGTGAGCCCGTTGGCCTGCGCGGCGCCGTCCTGGAGTACATGGCCGCGCTGACCCGCCTCAGCCACGCCATCATGTCGGGCATCGCGCTCAGCCTGGAGCTGGCAGAGGACTACTTCATCGCGCGCTACACCTCCGACCCGCTCGTTCTCTTCCGCATCTTCAATTACCCGCCTGGGGACAGCACGGCCGAGGACGGTCACCCCATCTGGGGGGTGGGCGAGCATACGGACTACGGCATGCTGACCCTCCTCAAGCAGGACGATGCGGGAGGGCTTCAGGTCAAGTCGCGCCAGGGCGGCCAGGTGCGCTGGGTGGAAGCGCCGCCCGTGCCCGGCTCGTTCGTGTGCAACATCGGGGACATGCTCGATCGCATGACCCGGGGCATCTACCGCTCGACCCCGCACCGGGTGCAGAACCGCGCGGGCCGTGACCGCCTGTCCTGGCCGTTCTTCTTCGACCCGGGATGGACGGCGGCGGTCCGGCCCATCGACTCCCCGGCCCTCGCGGGTGCGGCGGCGGATGACGCCTCCGAGCGCTGGGACCGGCAGAGCGTTCATGCCTTCCAGGGCACCTATGGGGACTACCTCCTCGGCAAGGTGGGCAAGGTCTTCCCGGACCTGAAGACCGAGGTTCTGTGA
- a CDS encoding RCC1 domain-containing protein, translating to MSRILGVCLSVWLVVGCGQPDGTPPASPPPGPGAKPPAKTLSVAAGTGHSLALRDDGTVWA from the coding sequence ATGAGCCGAATCTTGGGAGTGTGCCTGAGTGTGTGGCTGGTGGTGGGCTGTGGGCAACCGGATGGAACGCCCCCAGCGTCCCCTCCTCCCGGGCCGGGAGCGAAGCCACCGGCCAAGACGCTGAGCGTGGCGGCGGGTACCGGGCACTCCCTGGCCCTCCGCGATGACGGCACGGTCTGGGCCTAG